AAAGCGTGTCTCCCTATCTTGCAACCTCGCAACTGAGTAGGATGCGTAATTCACGCACCCTACTCAGAAACCGGGTTTGATTCAGGTTCAATTTGCCGGCAGGATATTACGCAACCACTAAAAGCAGTTAGAGAGGGAGAGGGTTCTCCCCCTCAATCCTATTTAAGGTTGAACTGCGTAAATCCTCAGATCCCTAGGCTTCGTCTAGCGCCGCGATCCCAGGCAATTCCTTGCCTTCGAGAAGTTCTAAGCTAGCGCCGCCGCCGGTGGAAATATGGCTCATTTGATCAGCCAAACCGGCTTTTTCTACAGCCGCTACAGAGTCGCCGCCACCGATAATGGTGCTGGTGCCTTTCGGGGTGAGTCCCGCCAAAGTCTGGGCGATCGCTTCAGTACCCACCGCAAATTTGTCGAACTCAAACACGCCCATTGGCCCATTCCAAATCACCGCCTTGCAATCTGCAAGCGCATCTTGGAACACTTTGATAGAGTCCGGGCCAATATCCAAACCCATCCAGCCATCGGGGATGCTTTCAACGCTAACGGTTTGAGAATCTGCATCCTTATCGAATTTATCCGCCACCACGACATCGGTAGGCAAAAGAAACTCAACGCCTCTTTCTTTGGCTTTCGCTTCCAAAGACTTCGCTAGTTCTAGCTTGTCTTCTTCAACGAGAGATTTGCCAACACTCAAGCCACGCGCTTTGTAGAAGGTGAAAACCATGCCGCCGCCAATCAGCAGCTTGTCGCACTTTTCTAGCAAAGTTTCAATGACGCCGATTTTGCTGGAAACCTTGGAACCGCCGATGATCGCGGCTAAGGGACGCTGGGGATTTTCAATGGTCGCTTGCAGGTATTGCAGCTCTTTTTCAATCAGATAGCCGGCAACAGAAGGACTCAGGTAGTGAGTCACCCCCTCCGTGGAAGCGTGGGCACGGTGAGCTGTGCCAAATGCATCATTGACGTACAAATCGGCATTTGAGGCCAGCTTTTTGGCAAATTCAGGGTCGTTTTTTTCTTCTTCTGGGTAGAAGCGGACGTTTTCCAGCAGCGCCACGTCTCCATTTTGCATTTGAGAAATTGCCTGAGTGACTTCGTCGCCAATGCAGTCATTGCACTTAACAACTGATTTGCCCAGCAATTCAGAGAGGCGATTGGCCACCGGCGTTAGGCGCAGCTTGTCATCAACGCCCTTGGGACGACCAAAGTGGGAACAGAGGATCACCTTAGCACCTTTGCCGGCTAAGTCTTGGATGGTCGGTAAGGCAGCGCGGATACGGGTATCATCTGTGATGTTGCCGGCGTCATCCAGGGGGACGTTAAAATCGGCCCGCACTAATACACGCTTACCCGCTAAGTCTGACTCCGATAAATTTGCTACAGTTTTCTTGGGCACAGATAAAACCTCCAATTGCGTTACTTTTGTTGAATTTCCATCGCATCCGTGCGAAGATCGATAGCTCACTCTGCTGCCCTGAATCAAGGCCCAAATAACTAGCACGGATGCATCGAAATCTACCGGGTGGTTCGCCGTAAACATTTTATCTGAGAGTGTGTCCTGGAGAGGGGTGTATGTTTAAGACTGTTTTATTTCCCATTGATCAAACCAGAGAGTCCCGCGAAGCGGCTGATACGGTTGTTAATATTGTGAAAACCTACGGCAGTCGCTTGGTGATCGTGTCGGTGCTTGAAGTGCCGGCGGAAGGGGAGGAATCGCCCCCTGCACCTGCAGATCGAATGACATCACCAGAGACGGTTGCGGAACTGCTCAAGACTGCCCAAGCAATGTTTTCTCAGCAAGGCATCGAAGCTCAAACCGTTGAGCGCGAAGGCCGGCCCGCTTTTATGATCTGTGATGTCGCTGATGAAATTGGCGCTGATCTGATTATTATGGGCTGCCGTGGCATTGGTCTGACTGAGGAAGGGGCTGCTGACAGTGTCAGTAACCGAGTGATCAATTTATCTCCCTGCCCGGTGCTGATTGTTCCCTAGTCAATTGTCATTTGTCCTGAGTTCTTGGCAAATGACAGTTCACCCATCGCAGTTGACCCGTGACAAGGGACAGAGGACTAAGGACAAATGAGCAGCATTCAGTGGTATCCCGGTCACATTGCCAAGGCGGAACGGGCACTCAAGGAACAGTTAAAGCGTGTGGATGTGGTATTAGAGGTGCGCGATGCCCGCATTCCTCTGGCAACGCATCATCCCCAGACGGCGCAATGGGTGGGCGCTAAGGGGAGGGTTTTGGTGATCAATCGCCTGGATATGATTACACCGGCAGCGCGGCAACGGTGGGAAGAATGGTTCCGAATGCAGGGGGAGAAGCCTTATTACACAGATGCACAACATGGCAAAGGTGTCAAGGCCATCTCTCAAGCAGCGCAGGATGCCGGTGCACAGATGAATGAACGAAGACGCGAACGCGGGATGTTACCGCGTCCTGTCCGTGCAGTCGTGATTGGGTTTCCCAATGTGGGTAAATCAGCGCTGATTAATCGGCTACTAAACCGGCGCGTGGTGGAAAGTGCAGCACGTGCGGGAGTCACCCGCCAGCTGCGCTGGGTGCGAATTTCTGAGGAAATTGAGTTGCTAGATGCGCCTGGGGTGATCCCCGCCAGGATTGAGGATGAGGACAATGCCTTTAAGTTAGCAATTTGTGACGATATTGGGGAGGCATCTTACGACAATTATTTAGTTGCAGCAAAGCTGGTAGATTTACTCACGTATCTTGAAGCGACAAGTGAAGGGATCGTCTCATTAAATTTATTGCAGTCGCGTTATGAATTAGACCCGATTTCGATAGAGGGGGATGAGTATCTACAAGCGCTGGCAAAGTTGCGATATAAAGGCGATGTAGAGCGAACAGCGCGTCAGTTACTGACGGATTTTCGCAAAGGATTGTTAGGACAGATTCCCTTGGAGTTGCCGCCGCCGGTGTAATGCAGAGGGGAACAGAGGAAGAGGGGGAGAGAAAAAACAACAAGGAAACTCAACTGCCTAAAAGCTTCCCCAATCTGATTTTGGCAATTGAGAAAGAGAATTTTTAAGAGTATTTTGCGTTAAAGTCGCTTGAAATTTACCCCGGTCGCCACACCTGAATGCTTGACCTATATTAGCTTTTAGCAATTTAAATTTATGTTTAAAATCAAAAATCACAAATCGCTGAATGGGGGAAGTGTCACAAGAGCAAAAATGCCGGCAATCGGCTGTAAGCTTCAAAGATAGATTCCATCGAACAGCGTGGCAGCGATAAAATGATGTACACAAGGGTATATCGGGTGCACGACCCTTAGCGTTACTGAAAATTTAAACATAGCCGATCCTTTACGAAAGGATTTTCGTCAGCGTTAATATAGTCCCAGGAATTGCCGGCAGAACGCCATAGCCTTGGGGGGTGCGGTTCTACCCTTCGATCGTCCCAGGAGTTCTTGCACGCCTTATTCGCCAGCGTTCAATGAGGTTTGGAAGTCATGGCTGAGTTTAAGCTGCGCGTACAAATTGAGGGAAATCTTGAAAAAACCATTACGGTGGATCGAGATGAATTTACAATGGGCCGCGCTCCAGAATGCAATTTACATTTACCTTCTAGCGCTATTTCTAGATGCCACGCCCGGTTTACGAAAGCAGGGGAAGGCGTGTGGAAAATTGAAGATTTAGGGAGCAAAAACGGAACGCGCTTAAATGACAATTTGGTGATAGCTCCCGTCAAGGTTAAACATGGTGACATTGTGCAAATCGGCCATGTTTGCCTGACGCTACTTTTTAATGAGCCGGTTTCATCACAGCCGGTTGTGACAGTAAAAATCCACCCCCAGGTGAGCGCACAAAAAAGTCCGATAGCTCCGATAACACAGGGAATGACGATTTTGCGGAATGTCACAGAGTTGCAACAGCAATGGATACAAGTTGATAATCAAGGAGACGACAATACTAACAAAGAAAAAGCAATCGCTCGGTTGAAAGATTTAGTAGATATTGCTAAATGTCTGAATTATGCTGAATCTATAGAAGCAATTTTTTCTCAAGTACAGCGAGTTGTTTTTCGCGAACTTAGCAGTATTGATCGCTTAGCCTTGTTAATTGATGTTAGCGGTTTGGGAAAACTTGAATTACTAAATGCGGCCACGAGAAATGCTTCTAAACAGCAAAATCTAGCCCCCGATGGAAGTTGGATTAGCCGCAGTATCTGTCAAAGGGTGTTTGCCGATAAAGTTGCCATTCAAA
Above is a genomic segment from Microcoleus sp. FACHB-68 containing:
- a CDS encoding universal stress protein; the encoded protein is MFKTVLFPIDQTRESREAADTVVNIVKTYGSRLVIVSVLEVPAEGEESPPAPADRMTSPETVAELLKTAQAMFSQQGIEAQTVEREGRPAFMICDVADEIGADLIIMGCRGIGLTEEGAADSVSNRVINLSPCPVLIVP
- a CDS encoding phosphoglycerate kinase, coding for MPKKTVANLSESDLAGKRVLVRADFNVPLDDAGNITDDTRIRAALPTIQDLAGKGAKVILCSHFGRPKGVDDKLRLTPVANRLSELLGKSVVKCNDCIGDEVTQAISQMQNGDVALLENVRFYPEEEKNDPEFAKKLASNADLYVNDAFGTAHRAHASTEGVTHYLSPSVAGYLIEKELQYLQATIENPQRPLAAIIGGSKVSSKIGVIETLLEKCDKLLIGGGMVFTFYKARGLSVGKSLVEEDKLELAKSLEAKAKERGVEFLLPTDVVVADKFDKDADSQTVSVESIPDGWMGLDIGPDSIKVFQDALADCKAVIWNGPMGVFEFDKFAVGTEAIAQTLAGLTPKGTSTIIGGGDSVAAVEKAGLADQMSHISTGGGASLELLEGKELPGIAALDEA
- the ylqF gene encoding ribosome biogenesis GTPase YlqF, whose translation is MSSIQWYPGHIAKAERALKEQLKRVDVVLEVRDARIPLATHHPQTAQWVGAKGRVLVINRLDMITPAARQRWEEWFRMQGEKPYYTDAQHGKGVKAISQAAQDAGAQMNERRRERGMLPRPVRAVVIGFPNVGKSALINRLLNRRVVESAARAGVTRQLRWVRISEEIELLDAPGVIPARIEDEDNAFKLAICDDIGEASYDNYLVAAKLVDLLTYLEATSEGIVSLNLLQSRYELDPISIEGDEYLQALAKLRYKGDVERTARQLLTDFRKGLLGQIPLELPPPV